The Callithrix jacchus isolate 240 chromosome X, calJac240_pri, whole genome shotgun sequence genome contains a region encoding:
- the RTL4 gene encoding retrotransposon Gag-like protein 4 produces the protein MTTYLTALQISNPANDAQINLFIDYLFQKLESCGIISGPDKSTLLKQYENFILEFQQLLGEPTKQEMNPLMNAKVDKGDDSSQQDPATFQLLAQNMICNETNQNGQFEKALAGPNQDEESVTDITDNLPDLITQCIQLDKKHSVRPELLQSETQFPLLPSLIQHQALVSPTDPPPKRGPMQLREGQLPLTPAKRAYQQETQLCLYCNQSGHFTRDCLAKRSRALAMTNNSSTVRRDQESHF, from the coding sequence ATGACTACCTACTTGACAGCCCTCCAGATCTCTAATCCTGCAAATGATGCCCAGATCAATCTCTTTATTGATTACCTGTTTCAGAAGTTAGAAAGTTGTGGGATCATATCTGGGCCTGACAAGAGTACCTTATTGAAGCAATATGAGAATTTTATTCTTGAGTTCCAGCAGTTACTTGGTGAACCCACAAAACAGGAAATGAATCCTTTAATGAATGCTAAGGTTGACAAAGGGGATGACTCCTCTCAACAGGACCCTGCTACTTTCCAGCTCCTTGCTCAAAATATGATCTGTaatgaaaccaatcagaatggtCAGTTTGAAAAGGCACTAGCTGGTCCCAACCAGGATGAAGAGAGTGTCACAGATATCACGGACAATCTTCCAGACCTGATCACTCAGTGCATTCAGTTGGACAAGAAGCATAGTGTCAGGCCAGAGCTCCTACAGTCAGAGACCCAGTTCCCATTGTTGCCTTCTTTGATCCAACACCAAGCTCTCGTTAGCCCCACAGATCCACCACCCAAAAGAGGGCCTATGCAGCTGCGAGAAGGCCAGCTGCCTCTCACCCCAGCCAAACGAGCCTACCAACAAGAAACTCAGTTGTGCCTCTACTGCAATCAATCTGGTCACTTCACAAGAGATTGCCTTGCCAAACGTTCTCGAGCTCTAGCAATGACAAACAACAGCTCAACAGTAAGAAGAGATCAGGAAAGTCACTTTTAA